In the genome of Impatiens glandulifera chromosome 6, dImpGla2.1, whole genome shotgun sequence, the window TTTAGTCTATACCAGTTTCTCATGAACATATAGAAGTAGAGGATAAAGCAAACAGGACAAAAGACTGAACTATCCGACATTGCATATCTATAAATTCCATAAGAATGAATAAATGGACAAGTATAAATATGTTTCCCATTACCTTATCAGGGCCAAAGTAGCGATGTAGCTCATCCATAAAACTCTGACAGAAACGCATGATCTGGACATATGGGTTTCAAAAAACAAATGATCAAGATTTTCAAAGCAGAAAGAACCAGATCACTCAGACAATTTCCCCAAAGagaaaaaaacacaacatgGGAAGGGCTTGCCTCATTATCACTTTTCCCTTTTGGATCAAAATCACTCCCACCTGAAGCGCCTCCTAGTCGATATGAAGATAATGCACTCTTTAATGTCTGCAACACAACATCATCCTTTTAAAGTTAAAACATTTGGTGTGCTTCCCATTTCGAATTTAGCTCCACTAGGTCCTATGTAAAGCATGTAAATTATATGATCTAGAAAATGATTTGTATAGCAATTGAAGCAGAAAAAATCACACTATTATTTGACTCATatgatccaaaaaataatttaattatgatctAACAAGTGGGTGTCAGCCTTCCATGTAAGTCATTCACTTGAAGTAgatagtttttaatatttatactcAAGCATCAAAATAGGAATCTTCTCTAACAAGTGGGATAGGGTAGCAATATTGTCTCCTGCTTAAATAGCAACAGGCTAGCATGTGCATGGTGTGGATCGTATTTCTGATTACATCTTTTAGCTCTTAACCTTCTTACCAGAAGCCATTTACGAATAAAGCTTCACTGTGACAGATAACCATCCAACAAGCTGATAACTACCAAGCAAGAACAGTTTTACAGATTATTTCGCTAATAAATTACtaaaagaaagtgaaaaagtatACCTGTTGGAAACCCAAGAATTTTGCAATGCTCAAGTTCATTGATGGATGAAACCGAAGTCCTCCCCTACAAGGGCCTAATGACTGGTTGAATTGAACACGGAAACCTCTGTTCACATGTGTCTCACCGCGATCATCAACCCAAGGGACTCGGAAAACAATCATTCTCTCAGGTTCTAACAATCTCTCCATCATGTTGACATAACTAGAACAATACTTGTAGATTTTAGAGAAATCTTTCTATAAGTGGAGAAAAGTCACATTAATTACAGAGTTTGATAACTCACATAGAATTCTTTGCAATTACTCTTTCCAAAGCATGAACCACTTCCTGTACAGATTGTATAAACTCAGCTTCATGAGGATCTCTCCTCAATAATGCTTCAACAATTGACCCAGCCGTTTTCGACATAAGAGCTGCGTTTAAAATAACCATCAGACAAGAAATGAAACATGTCAACTACAATCTTGAAGATTAAATCACCTTTAACATAAATAGGTTTGTCAACTACAATCTTGTCTTTGGAAGCCATTTGCAATCGAAGAGCCTCTTTATGTAACAAACTATTATTATGTTCTTCTAATGCACTCATCTGCATATTCCTACTACCTTCATTCCCATAAGGATTTCTCCTGTGCTTCCTACCATATTCTCTGCAAATAGAACAGAATATCCTAGCCGTACCTTCCTTCACATCAACATATGCCCATTTATAAGTATCAGCCCATTCTTCTCTCCATCTTTTAACcactttcttctttctcttaatAGGATGAGCCATCTTTGATAATTCTTGATCTTCATTGGAGAGCTGAGAAACAATTAAGGTCTGTTTGCTATTATCATGTTCACTAGCAGAAGAATCACGAACTGGTGGATCTCCTATTAAAGGAGTACTACCAAATGTTGGGTCATCATCTCCTGGACCAATTTCTAGGTCGATTTCTTCTCCGAGTTCCCTGACAACCAGATGATGTCTTTGAGCTTGTTGAATTAAGTTCATACTATCCATCGTGGAATTCATCCCTAGTCCACCAGCCGGTAGTATCATTCAGCATAACAATTGAAGTCAATCCCAGTCAGGAAATTTGTTGATAAATTGCTAATTGATAATGAATCTGCCTCAAATACCTCTCGTCTTCAAGCTGCTACTGATTGAGCTGATTCGTCCTTCAATGGTAGTTTTCAATTTGAGTGAAGATTTAGAGATGAACGAAGAAACCCCATTAGACAAAGATGGTCTCTTGAGAGAATTTCCATTGACATGATTTTCCACTTTcattactttctctctctttatgaTTGGTCGAGCTGCCGTTAAAGCTCCgtatggtttttttttttttttttttcaaacatcgTAAATTGTGTGCGGTTagacaattgttttttttattatagttttttccaaataaaataagaacaaaagaCATTTATTTAGcatatattttagaaataaacactttatttttgtttaaaaaatacatgtgtTAAATCTTTTAGGATTGACACTGACTTCGCAACTTTAAGTAATGGTGATTACAAAAGATTTATTTCGCTAAATTCgacatttttctattattagAAGTTAcgattttaatgaaaattaaaatcttctatatatattagttaggaaAATTAAGATAGGCTCGaaaagatttttgaaaataagaaaacgacaaaaaaaaaaaatatataataatagaaaaggGTCAGCATTTTagaaaccatttttttaatcaagttGTCACGTCATTTTCTACGCAAACATTGGTCATTGTAAATTTGGCGGTAAATAAACgcatgtattttatttttatttttacaaatattttatacaatataGGCTAATCAATTGTCTTTATCTTAAATATtgattaacattatatttttattgaatttaataaaagttaatttaattattttaaattaagaaactaACCAACCTCATATCAATTTAAGTATTCCTTTAATTGAAATGAACATGTCTTTGACCACTTTTCACttatttattaagataaataaaatgaacatTTTCTAAAGTATGGTTTTGACATTTTGTCatgaaaattaagaaaattattattttacgcaaaatatttattaacaattaaattttaaaaattataaaaaataaaataaaattattttatttatggagAACTAGATAATATTGTCCTAATGACTTTATCTATggatataaaaacatttttttttaccttattatcacttaaatgtttttattttattttatcaaaactttaaattaaatataaatatcatcaCTGTCACCTCTTgctttttaacaaataattaattataataaaataatacttttttaattattttttttattaaagttatttaaaaaataatattttatcattatcacATCACACtcataattactttttaaaattgacaaaataaaagtaattttatttttattaaatataaaagatgtgattaaattaaataaaaaaatgaaatttaaatatatttttaactacaacaaattcttttatcaaaacttttcattttttataaaatataacaaataactcagtataattttaaaatttaaattaaaaaaaaatcatatataataaggataatataaaataaataaataaaaattggaaGGTGAGCCATCAACTATATAGGTATCTCtactatatatttaaatactgaTATCACATATGCTACCacctataaataatatttatgatatacaTAATTTTCGATCGGTGGTATTGATATTgtactatttatataaaataataataaaaaaatagtttgatacataagtaaataatatttttgagtgtatgaaatgaattaaaaatattacataataaTTTGCATCACTGCTTATATCAATTTTCTTAACagaaataatgattttttttttataaaataaaagtaagctcaatatagttttataatttaaataagtaaaaacaaaatcatatataataaggataatatgaaaataaataaataaataattgaaaggTGAACCACTAACTAACTATTAAATATGTTACCTAATCAAATGCAATCTCATTTAATTTTACTTTCTTATTTAAGAAAAAGATAATGGGATATGACATAAGCAATGTTATCCTTTTTCCAATTTAGTccactttttattttgtttaatttgtctaaatattttatagtcaTTTACTTGATCcctttaattttatctttattcaaatttaaccCTAACATTTTCAATCTCTTTAATTTTGACCTTTAATTTTTGTACTTAATTCAATTTTACCATTTACTTACAaaagataaaacaaaaataaccataaaaaaaaccttaaactatacttatgaaaaataaaataaaataccaaaatacttTAATTATGAGAAAGattaactaaattataattatcataatTCTTATTCAACAAGAGATCGATGTAGAAAgtattataaaaacattaatctcAATTTATGTTATCCGAGTTTTGGacaatattattttgatcaCTATCATAtctgaattataattataatcaagAAAAACACTAATgtacaataaaagaaaattaaagtaataattagatataaaaaaacgACTTTTGATAAAactatagaattttttttttattaacttctattaaatatgattgattttgatttttggaaaaaaaaatattgtaacaaaatttatttaaagttataattgaaatttgaatatttcAAACAGGGTATTGTTTATTTTCCTTTGAAATCATCACATATCATATGCATACATTTTACGGCTAAGCTTATTTTTTTTggtcaaattattataatgtaaagagattttttaattttgttttttcatttttcaatcgCAATCAAACTTTTACATAGAAACTTCAATTTGTATTGTATAAATTTGGGTTTATGAAATAATAGTTAaaacaaatgaataaaaaagtCACACAATAATTTGcattatttctaatatatttttttataccaacAAAGTTAGCTATAATATGTATCAtcatctaaaaaatattaacatataattaaatcatgATGAATAACACAGTcttatacaaaaaataaaataaaaaatagtttaaatgttttttcaataaaattataaatagaacATATTGAAACAAAATACTAATTTCTAAAAAGTGATACTTTTGTGAATGAGAAATTTATGAGtaattaaaagattttgaaatatacataattttaaagAACTCCTAATATAAGTTAATAAGAAAGTTaggataaaaaataagatttcatAACTTTTCAACTATTTGGCAACATCCTTGTTGTCGACGTAATGACAGACGAATCGGATATACGAACCCAATACTAGACTCGGAACCAGGATAACGTCTTgtcaaaaaaaatgattaataaatatatatttctttaaaagtaAAACAAAAGACAAACATGATATTAGATGGCTAAAGgatccataatattttttttgctaaatatatttctttcaaaattaatatttttttggtattaaGACATGGGATCCAAAATTTTATGTGCTTTCTTGTTTGAATTTTCTTTATCTACTAAAAATTAATAGATTCCATTCCAAAAGTGAGTCTATAATAAggatgaattttttattttttttttaaatatcattttaattctCATTGTTTTTGTCGTGTTCACgtattatatgtttattttcatatatgtCTTCGAACAAATTTCATTCCTATTTTATGTTACAAACAAcaatttattcaataaatttaaaatctttaaaatatttgtcatagtGTTAATAGGTTAATCATGTGAATATTTTAAACCAATTGAAAAGAGTTCTAGATAAATAATGTTTAtgtcaatattttttcaatagaATTATGAATTCTCAAAATATGTCGATTCaaaaaatttagttattttcAAAACCTTACTAATTCACTTACTTaccatttaaacaaaaaaaaaaaacaatttttaaacaagtgtttttatttttaagattttataaaaatataaccaTAGTTTCAAtcatctaattatttattttatatatttaaatatcaaaattatcatttatttaattaaattaaattaatttattttaaaaaataaaaaaaaatctttgaattttaaccataaaaaactgattttccaaaaatttaattaaacatgattttgtaaaaaaaaatgaataaaaaaaaaatctcattaacCACTACATCAAATAAGTCAAAAGAGTCCGTCTTGCAAATTGACAAATAAAGACCCGCAACCAGATCCAGAATCCGCCAACCCGAAGGACATTTTTTAGATCCTTTTCCAAGtctatttttcatcaaatattaacaaCTTTCTCACAAATATAAAACTtgttttttgatattttaaattatgtcattaaaaaaaataattagtaggacaaaaaaaaattaatattgaatgtttgaaaatatctaGAACTCAAGtagaacaaaaaaaatcttattaaattttaatatatatataattaaaatttattttataacttatttcatctaaattaatattttaatgagatattttaaaaaataaaattttaaaataatttgtttttgttccaACCTAgctccaatttcaaattaagattttacaaataaagttgaaaatattaaaataactcatcAAAGAAgcttcaaaattatataaaaaaaatgtattagaaTGAATATTTGGATTCTCAGGtcgttttatatatatatatatatatatatatatatatataataataaactcaacAACACCACATTAATATAATCATTAATATAgtcatcaaatatataattcactcgttagtattttctcttttatctcgTCCTCcctcttttttaattaaatttagtttttcattacaatatatattattatttacaaaaatatttatattaatattaattcaaaatataattttttatttttttaattaaaaatacacctaactttataatttatatactttcataattttatatttatttgttaccttatatatatatatattattttttattattaattttatataaatacatttttatcttttatcatccatttttatctttatcatacattttttatttcatatatatatatatatataatattttctttataaatataaataatttttatgttaatataaaatttttaataataaatattaaatacaaaatatatatacatacacaaaataataaaattattttaacaatcataaATAGTCTAATGGTTTAAGTGTTCACATCTCATGTTAAAGACTAgagtttgaatttcaaaacatgcaaatttatattttcaaggtGGCGCAActttggtttggcgagcatttgaaagtccgaggtcacgagatggaggtcggatgATAGTTGATTGTCgggtgtgaggtcggaattagtagTTGGTATGACgatcatttaaaagtgtgaggtcacgagatgaatgtcaggtggtgagtggtttgtcgagtgtgaggtcgaaattagtgaTTGGTTTAGCTAGAATttaaaagtgtgtgaggtcacgagatggaggtcgggtggtggatgatttatcgagtgtgaggttggaattaattGTTGGTTTGatgaacatttgaaagtgtgaggtcatgagatgaatgTTGGGTGGTGGTTAGTGATTGGTTTGACGTTGAATAAGAGGTCTGTGATCAATTGTGATTGGAATTAATAGTTAgtttgacgaacatttgaaagtgtgaggtcatgagatgaatgtcaggtggtggttagtggttggtttgatgttgAATAAGAGGTCtttgatcaattgagattgattgttgatttgttgaagtggaagTAAAAaagaggttgactaagatttatgactggtttgtcgagggatagatgcatatgaaaaagtgtgagtcacaagatgatgatcaattggAGGCTTAGTGATTAAGTTTGACGAAATATAAAAGGTGTTGTCATCAATTAATGTCAACTAAAATtggtgggtagtttgtcgaaaagataaaaaatgaatatgaaaaagtttgagtcataagatgagggtcaatcgaGGGATTAAGTGAGTGCCAAATAGATAAAATAGAtgttaatattatgtttaagattaaacttaattttatctaaaatatttataaataaataatattttatatatattcttatccgtGCAAATGCACACCTTCATACTAGTttgaataaacataataaaaatatatcacatCTTTCGACTCTTCTTCATTACATTACTCAAttcattacaaaaaaattaaaatactttatattttaaattattattataaattaataccttttaaacttttttattaaaaaaaatatttatgttatttaaataatccaatccCAAACcgttattagttaattaaattattataatatatatatttttaaatttaaattttataaaacaaaatttaattattgaagaGAAGATATAGGATGAGTTTTGTTTCAGTCTCCTTATAGTATATTTATAATCAtccttttataataatatttttttttcaaattacacATCTTTTAATGTCAACCaaaccattttaaaaattaaaaatatatatatctcaaaaagaacatttatacattttagaaaattttacaAAAGACTAAAATTAAGATACAAGACTATTTCATACAAACGAGGAGAGaatttaagaaagaaaatgCGGGGAAGagaatttgagaaagaaaatgagagaaaaaaagagTGTAACTGCGTCACTTGCTGAAAAAATAAAGGATGATAAGAgaatagagagaaaatttattaatttttccaaaatttattaatttttccaaATCAGATTATCACGTAATTCCCTCTCAAATTCTCTTTcccaataatttt includes:
- the LOC124942327 gene encoding NADP-specific glutamate dehydrogenase isoform X2, with the protein product MILPAGGLGMNSTMDSMNLIQQAQRHHLVVRELGEEIDLEIGPGDDDPTFGSTPLIGDPPVRDSSASEHDNSKQTLIVSQLSNEDQELSKMAHPIKRKKKVVKRWREEWADTYKWAYVDVKEGTARIFCSICREYGRKHRRNPYGNEGSRNMQMSALEEHNNSLLHKEALRLQMASKDKIVVDKPIYVKALMSKTAGSIVEALLRRDPHEAEFIQSVQEVVHALERVIAKNSIYVNMMERLLEPERMIVFRVPWVDDRGETHVNRGFRVQFNQSLGPCRGGLRFHPSMNLSIAKFLGFQQTLKSALSSYRLGGASGGSDFDPKGKSDNEIMRFCQSFMDELHRYFGPDKDLPSEDMGVGSHEMGYMFGQYRRLVSHVQGSSPGPRIIWSGASLRTEATGYGLVFFAQLILVDMNKELKGLRCAVSGSGKIALHVLEKLLAFGAIPITVSDSKGYLVDEDGFDFTKVTLLRDIKAQQRSLRDYSKTYARSKYYDEAKPWNERCDVAFPCASQNEIDQSDAISLVNSGCRLLVEGSNMPCTPEGVDVLRKANILTAPAIAAGCGGVAAGELELINWSPEEFESKLQEAMKQTYQRAIKAATDFGYQKESPEALVHGAAISAFMAIAGSMSEQGCV
- the LOC124942327 gene encoding NADP-specific glutamate dehydrogenase isoform X1: MKVENHVNGNSLKRPSLSNGVSSFISKSSLKLKTTIEGRISSISSSLKTRGMNSTMDSMNLIQQAQRHHLVVRELGEEIDLEIGPGDDDPTFGSTPLIGDPPVRDSSASEHDNSKQTLIVSQLSNEDQELSKMAHPIKRKKKVVKRWREEWADTYKWAYVDVKEGTARIFCSICREYGRKHRRNPYGNEGSRNMQMSALEEHNNSLLHKEALRLQMASKDKIVVDKPIYVKALMSKTAGSIVEALLRRDPHEAEFIQSVQEVVHALERVIAKNSIYVNMMERLLEPERMIVFRVPWVDDRGETHVNRGFRVQFNQSLGPCRGGLRFHPSMNLSIAKFLGFQQTLKSALSSYRLGGASGGSDFDPKGKSDNEIMRFCQSFMDELHRYFGPDKDLPSEDMGVGSHEMGYMFGQYRRLVSHVQGSSPGPRIIWSGASLRTEATGYGLVFFAQLILVDMNKELKGLRCAVSGSGKIALHVLEKLLAFGAIPITVSDSKGYLVDEDGFDFTKVTLLRDIKAQQRSLRDYSKTYARSKYYDEAKPWNERCDVAFPCASQNEIDQSDAISLVNSGCRLLVEGSNMPCTPEGVDVLRKANILTAPAIAAGCGGVAAGELELINWSPEEFESKLQEAMKQTYQRAIKAATDFGYQKESPEALVHGAAISAFMAIAGSMSEQGCV